The following are encoded together in the Thermosipho affectus genome:
- a CDS encoding vWA domain-containing protein, producing MKKIILLSFIILIFIFGCVNIPTLPKLIPKDPEGVLKPSTSLYTDLTLYLTTDKTPFLVPLSVPDYVRLKLSVPDISNLSDSEIKVFEDNKAQGFLLFKESEKRTQIDIMIVLDTTGSMYNAIEGVKNSIQNLIITLEASGLDARIGIVPFDDAAPSKNITVSPAWLDLSDASSAKNFVSSLSAYGGGDFPENPYAGIMYAFNNASWRTSSQKIIILITDASAHYKSESYPGDAEGETLYNKSEVIDAITGYVTVHGAFVPTYYYNITDTDFSNPEDPREIIEKTGGIVNYTDSSGNVDLTNIGLLEYISSSWIIAFESDSPNATHTIEVFIDHENLKGYKKLENVNY from the coding sequence ATGAAAAAAATTATACTTTTATCATTTATAATCTTAATATTCATATTTGGATGTGTTAACATTCCAACGTTGCCCAAATTAATTCCGAAAGATCCAGAAGGAGTGCTTAAACCTTCAACAAGTTTGTACACTGATCTTACGTTATACCTTACAACTGACAAAACACCGTTTTTAGTACCACTTTCCGTTCCAGATTATGTAAGGTTAAAATTAAGTGTTCCCGATATTTCAAATCTTTCTGATAGCGAAATAAAAGTCTTCGAAGACAATAAAGCTCAAGGATTTCTTTTATTTAAAGAATCTGAAAAAAGAACACAAATTGATATAATGATTGTATTAGACACAACAGGAAGCATGTATAACGCAATTGAAGGGGTTAAAAACAGCATTCAAAATTTGATTATCACTCTAGAAGCAAGTGGCTTAGATGCAAGAATAGGAATTGTTCCATTTGATGATGCTGCACCTTCTAAAAATATAACGGTATCACCCGCCTGGTTGGATCTTTCAGATGCAAGTAGCGCTAAAAATTTTGTTTCTAGTTTATCTGCATACGGTGGAGGAGATTTCCCTGAAAATCCATACGCAGGTATCATGTATGCATTTAATAACGCATCTTGGAGAACTTCTTCTCAAAAAATTATAATACTCATTACAGATGCATCTGCACATTATAAATCAGAATCATATCCTGGAGATGCCGAAGGTGAAACTTTATACAATAAAAGCGAAGTAATCGATGCTATAACAGGATACGTAACAGTACACGGTGCTTTTGTGCCAACATATTATTATAATATTACCGATACTGATTTTAGCAATCCTGAAGATCCAAGGGAAATCATAGAAAAAACAGGAGGAATTGTAAACTATACCGATTCATCTGGCAATGTTGATTTGACAAATATAGGTCTTTTAGAATACATTTCTTCAAGCTGGATAATTGCATTCGAAAGTGATTCTCCAAATGCAACGCATACAATAGAAGTATTTATAGATCACGAAAACCTCAAAGGTTACAAAAAACTTGAAAATGTAAATTATTAA